Within Flavobacterium pisciphilum, the genomic segment TTGTTGAAGCATACAAATTAGGGTTTCCTTCGTATGCCTGTGCGACATCTTCGTAAATAATAGGCACTTTTTCTTTAAATTGAGGTAGTGTATACGTTTTACTTGCTGAGAATTTTAAATTCTGCTTTTCATTCAAGGTATACTTCGAAATTAAACTTGGTAATATGTTTAACTTTGACTCATCAGAACTATCCCCATCAGGAACTGTGGTTGTGACATAGGAAACATTTTGAGTCAATTGTTCCAATCTCGCACCTAATATCAAACTCAATCTATCAGTTAAAGAGTATTGAACATTAGCGAATGCAGCATTAATATATAAATTACCATTATACAATTGGTTAATTCTGTTTGAGTAAGATGAACCCCAATGTGCAGGATCTAAATAGTTGTCTACTCTATGTATGTCTTCTTTAGGAAAAGAGATTGTAGTTCTGTTTGGGAAGAATGAATATTGTTCCATTTTGTAATCTACATCCTTGAACTTTCCTGAATAACCAACAGTTACTTTTCCTTTGTATGTATCATCGCTTTTTTTGTTGAAATTATACGATAATGCAATATTAGCAGCGATTTCATTCTCTTTTAAGTCCTGAAAAAATCGGTGATTATTGATGTTTGAATTGGTGAAAAATGTATAATCTATACCATTAGGTGCATGTACAAAAGAGTTTTGCATACGATCTGGGATTGCGCTGTCAGACATGCTGTATCCTACTCCCCAATTTAAATTCCACTGATCGTTGAATTTGTTTTTTCCTGTTAATTGGTTTACAATTAATTGAGTTTTTTCAAAAGTTCCACGTTTGATAAAACCTGAAATTTGTTGAAGAGCATCTCCACCACCATCAAAATTCTGATTTGTTCCTTCATATTCACTGTAATCCTGATCAGTTGAGTTTAAGAATAAAGAAGTAAAGAAGATTGAGTTTTTATTGTTGATTTTATAATCAGCTGTAGCCATAACTGTTGTAGTAGTGCTATGTTTGTATGCTGTTCTGTAAAAATCAGAAAAGATATCTCCGTCAGCACTAATTCCACCTCTGCTGTATCCTTCTGTAAATTTATTTCTTGCACTAAAAGATCCTGTAACAAAAGTTCCTATTGAGCTTTCGTCGTTTATATTAAACTTCTTTCCAGCAGATAGTGTGTAGAATGCATTCAATACATTTTTGTTTTCTTGTCTGTCCCAGCTCGTTGAATAATTATATGGTTGAAGTGGAGAATTAGGAACACCTGCTTTTTTGAATCCAGTGTAAGACGGTCCGTCTTGTAAATAGAAATGATCTTGTCCTAAAACGTTTGTATTGGCACCTGTTCCAATTGAAAAGCTGATAAAAGGTTTTCCGCTGAATTTTTTTGAACTAATATCAATATTTGCTCCTCCAAAATCGGCATAGTTTTGAGCTTCAAATGTTTTACTTACTCCAATATTATCCACAATATTTGTAGAGAATATGTCTAGAAGTATATTTTTATTTGCAGGATTGTTTGACGGTAATGGAAGACCATTTAAAGTAGTAACATTGTAGCGATCCCCTAATCCTCTTACAAATACATTTCCTGAGTCATCATTTTTAGAAACTCCACTTACTTTAGATACTGCATTAGCAACATCGTTAATTCCTTTCCTTGAAATTTCTTCTGCACCAATGGCTGCTTTAAAAGCAACAGCATTTTTTTGTTCTAAAAGTAAAGCAGATTCTTTTTGTTTGCTAACAGCTGATGCTTTTACCACTACATCTTTAAGAGTGTAACTTCCTGAAGATAATGTTTGATTAATAGTTGTAGTTTCATTTGCTTTAACAATTACTACTGCTTCAATAGTCTCATACCCCAAGAAACTATAAATCACAGTATAGCTACCAGGAGCTATATTTATCGAATATTTACCGTCGATATCAGTGTTTGTACTGTTGTTAGTTCCTTTGATAAGAACGTTTGCAAATGGAAGTGCTTCATTATTAGTTTGTTTGTCTGTTAAAACCCCAGAAATTGTACCTTTGGTCTGAGCCATAGAAACAGCGCAAATAAATAATGTAATAAATAGAAATTTTAAGTTGAATTTCATTTTCGTTTGTTGTTTGTTTATTTTTTTGCAAATAAAGGACGGCTTTGTAAAGTTCATGTTAGCTGCTTGTTATTCTTTTGTCTCCAATATATTATGAAATTGTTATGAAATTAAATTACCGTTAACACTACTTTTTAACAGTCGATTTATTATTATCTTTACACTCGCAACTAGAATCATTGAATACTATGTAGTATAAGAATCAATGAGATAACCCAATTTTTGCTATTTTATGAAAAAAACACAAACTAAGATTTTACTAGTAGATGATGAACCGGATATTTTAGAAATTGTTGGATATAATCTTTCACAAGAAGGGTATCAAATAATTACTGCCTCTAACGGAAAAGACGCAATTGCTAAAGCTCAAAAAGAATTGCCAGAT encodes:
- a CDS encoding TonB-dependent receptor, with product MKFNLKFLFITLFICAVSMAQTKGTISGVLTDKQTNNEALPFANVLIKGTNNSTNTDIDGKYSINIAPGSYTVIYSFLGYETIEAVVIVKANETTTINQTLSSGSYTLKDVVVKASAVSKQKESALLLEQKNAVAFKAAIGAEEISRKGINDVANAVSKVSGVSKNDDSGNVFVRGLGDRYNVTTLNGLPLPSNNPANKNILLDIFSTNIVDNIGVSKTFEAQNYADFGGANIDISSKKFSGKPFISFSIGTGANTNVLGQDHFYLQDGPSYTGFKKAGVPNSPLQPYNYSTSWDRQENKNVLNAFYTLSAGKKFNINDESSIGTFVTGSFSARNKFTEGYSRGGISADGDIFSDFYRTAYKHSTTTTVMATADYKINNKNSIFFTSLFLNSTDQDYSEYEGTNQNFDGGGDALQQISGFIKRGTFEKTQLIVNQLTGKNKFNDQWNLNWGVGYSMSDSAIPDRMQNSFVHAPNGIDYTFFTNSNINNHRFFQDLKENEIAANIALSYNFNKKSDDTYKGKVTVGYSGKFKDVDYKMEQYSFFPNRTTISFPKEDIHRVDNYLDPAHWGSSYSNRINQLYNGNLYINAAFANVQYSLTDRLSLILGARLEQLTQNVSYVTTTVPDGDSSDESKLNILPSLISKYTLNEKQNLKFSASKTYTLPQFKEKVPIIYEDVAQAYEGNPNLYASTNYNFDLGWEFFPKAGELISVTAFGKIIQNPINEMFLNSSSNDITYANTGDKATVAGVELEFRKDIFEIKNSNNLKTKLSFDANGSYLYTNQDLSNEKVNNENDFGANFTFTDSKLTGASNFLANANLSFLNEFREGQDITTTISYSYFSDKLAVIGTGQVGNMVDKAVNKLDFIANASLTKNLKLGFIYNNILNPAFNRVQEQGKVPGKESVGDITAISYKTGSDFRLTLSYTF